AACTAACTGGGAATGATGTATGACTAAAAGGTTGATTTTGCAGAAAATGGTAATCAAGATTTTTATCAAAAGGAGTCGTCTCATTGTAGCACAGTGTGGTCAATATTACAAACTGGCCTGTATTTATAATGCATTCAGCACTGGGCTCAAAGCTGTTGCTCTCTGGGTGATTTAAGgtgccttgcagaagtattcatatcccttgaACTTCAACGTATGTTATTGGGATTCTTTGTGTATAAGGAAACGACTACTTTCAATGTAAAGTCTAATTGTGAAGATGAAGGAAAATTATGGTTTGCAATTAAAGCTGTAACTATATTATGCATCTTCCAACTTTGCAAATCTGATATTTCTGCTTATTCTTCTTTGCTAAATAGTCTAAGACCTGCCAGTTTGGTGTCTAGCTACAAATGATCAGTTAGATTAATGTTGGACTGAATTGGCTGTAGTTTAggttttattcagtttcagaTCTGCTGAAGCCTCCAGCTGGTTTTCTTCTAGAATTGGCCTGTATTTGACTTTCTCTCAGTTTCCCTGcccaaactgaagaaaaaaagcagcccacactcagcatgatgctgccacctctaTGTTTCACAGTTCAGACACTATGTTGAGACTGGTGTTCAGGGTTAGATAGTGGTTTGCATGTAAATAATGTGTTTGAGAGTATAGGTGTCAAATGTACTTCTCAAATTTTTATTAGTTCTTTAGTTATTGATTCTGTTGATCAATACATGAAATCCAGCTAAACAATATAAAGTTCAAGTAATAAGGacacttttgcaaggctctgcCTTTATCTTGAACTCAAATTAAGAAGTCATGCTGACTGTTAACCGTCTTCAGATTAATTCTGTTTAACCTTAAAAGCCTTATGAATACAGCAGCAGGCccatgtgtgtttgtctgttggTAATTCAATCAGTGGGTTCTGCTTTGGGCAATGATTTTTAGATAATGGTGTACAGATCCAAGCTGTAgacctaaaaaataaacatgataaACCTGGTTAACACAGTAAAACCACACTATGTTGTAAACTGCAGCGTTTGTGCTGCTTGAGGTCTGAAAGCCCAGACAACATCAGCTCATCCAACCCGCCATCTGGTGGCGACAGGGTTTATGTTTCCACAATATGGCTGCAGAAAAGTCAGAAGTGCCTTGGCCCAATGCGCAGCAGGCATGCTTTGTTGGTAGCTTGCAAATGCACTCTTGAAATTTGGAACAAATTGTTTTGCTGCATCCATTTGGTATTAAAAGAATACACTATTTCTGCAAGAAGCTGTTATTGTGTCAGAAAATAGATTTGCTGGTCTTTTATACCaacaaatgtttgcttttgcGACGAACACAATTAGAACCCGTTTTTACTTGAAGTTATAATTCATCAAAAGATGGGAAATCTAACAATCTCCCATCAGATTTTCTGACTTGAAGTTTGCATATCAATCAGAACTAGAAATGTAGTTTGCAATTCTAATCACAGGCACATGAAGTCCAGTTAAATAAATGCACAATGTAACTTAGGACCAACCCTTAAATGTGGAACAGAGAATCTTGAAGCATGATGGTTTGCAATGTCTGCTTTTTGTACTGCTTGTGTTTCACTGTAAGACCACAAGTAACTGAAATGTTGAGGtcgaatggggaaaaaaagaattatttattaatctgCTGTTCTGTAAACTCACGATGTGAACGAAGTCGACCGGTGTCGCCGTGTACAGATCCCAGTGCAGCTTGTCCAGAATGATCCGCTCCATGCGAAGAATCTCCGCTGTCGAAAAGTTGCATCCACTCCGCACCACCAGGTCTTTAACAGAACCAATAACCTGTTGCAAACAGATACCAACAGAAGCCAAATAAACatattgttttgaaaatgtgtgaagtgtttctgtgtgtctATGAAAGAGGTTACCTCGTCTTCCTCATTGATTTTGGCTGCCAGGACCAGGGAGGTAAAAGCGATGCATTTTAGGTATTTTCTCTGAGCCTtggggaaaagaaaagtgttaaTTTGGCTCTAGCTGCTgccaaatgtgaaaataattggacaaaacaaaatgtacagcCCTGTAGACAAGGCTGCAGCCATTTACCTTGACAGTGGACAGCAGGCGGTTAAGGACACACACTCCCAGTGCAAAAGTTTCTGGACAGAACTGAAACAGTCGGTTCATTTCTCCAATCCAAACGATCATTTGCTGGTGTTGGGACATGGAGATGTCGGCACCCTGCCAGATAAAGAAAGGACAAGTGTTGATCATTAACTGACAGGAAGGGAAAGATTGGTCGCCATGACAATGGCCAGATCTCATGCATTCTTTCACatgcagtaaaaagaaaaaacaacaaaaaactaaaagtataGCAGAAGTAGAGGGAATGCTCTTGAAaagcagacagaaagaaaacacagtcaAATCACCCAAACAATGAGTTCTTACATTAGTAGTGACTTTGCTGGTTTTTACTTGTAACTTCATCATTTATTCAGAAATTGTACATGTCCACCTCTGGTTTTCATGTTTGCTCATTTAAATACTATATTGTTACAatctttgattgttttaaactttaaaaatgggTAAATCCATGCCGTACATgtacaacaaaaaatgtcagtttgatAACGTTGTAATTTATTGCTACCAGTTAAATTTTTAAATCCACTTCCTGACTGAACTAAATCTGTATCAACACACTGCTAGCGATGGCTGGTGTTCAGTGGGCAAAACAGGACGTGGGCCCCAAGCCACATTCTACTTAAGGCCCCCAACATCCTTGGGCTGACCTTGCTGACTGGAACTAAAATTCAGTTCTTTGCATGTCTCAAGCAGAAACAATGGGATCTTTCCCAAATCTGTAATAATTATTAGCTCACCTGAATGCATCCGTTTTTGAAGAGTGGGACCTTCCACAGACGAGCCTCTCTGAGCAGAGCAGCCTCCAGCAGGCCGAGCAGCCGGCGGCTCTCTGCAGCCACCGGGTTCTTCATCCCCTCCACAGCACAGGCCAGCCTGCACCCAGCGCTCACACACCTGGCAGGAACATCCCAGGGAGGTCACACTTACTTACACTGAACACAACCCTGCCCACGGCTAAATAATTAGTCATATTTTTGATGGCAACGGTAATTAATGcaataaattcattttcaaattgtGTTGGCattcatataaatattaataatttattaaataaatactcaAATGTGTGAATTACTACATTAAATTATATTCTAAAAtcctatgtatttttttaaaatgttaatttaacaaATCTTCTGCTACAATCAAACAGAAGGCTCTGCACAGCCAACTGACTGACAGGCAGCATCATTTTTAGATatgcatattaaataaataaatagtaaagtTACCAGTCGAGctttgcattttgtgaaaaatagaaacattcatattcatttaattaaatttattattttagctttcCATATAAACTACTATGCAATTTtattaatatgattaattttataGACGAATGCATTTATTTACTAGAATAATTTccgattttatttaaattataaagaTTTATTAACACCTAATTATTTATCGAACTGATGTACTTCTGGCCTTCAGTAAATCACTACATGCATTGCTTGAGCTGCACTTTTCTTccaaacattgattttaatgcAGTTTACAAACGTAAGAAC
This region of Xiphophorus hellerii strain 12219 chromosome 11, Xiphophorus_hellerii-4.1, whole genome shotgun sequence genomic DNA includes:
- the ccni2 gene encoding cyclin-I, whose product is MKNPVAAESRRLLGLLEAALLREARLWKVPLFKNGCIQGADISMSQHQQMIVWIGEMNRLFQFCPETFALGVCVLNRLLSTVKAQRKYLKCIAFTSLVLAAKINEEDEVIGSVKDLVVRSGCNFSTAEILRMERIILDKLHWDLYTATPVDFVHIVSLQNSRLINNSFFPHSTSTFQLLVVLQ